CAGAAAGGGTCAGTACATTCAGCGCCGCAGTCACGGAAAAAGTCCGCTCAAAAACGGAAAGGGAAAACGCTTTCAGATCGCTCTGGTTGATCAGTGCGGCCTCGCCGAGGTCAAATTCCTGTCGCAGCTCGTTTGCCAATTGGCCCGGTGTATCCGTGCGCAGTCCAAACCGCTGCGCGCGAATGTCCGGGTAACGCTCAGCGAAAAGCGTTTGAGAAATTACAACTTGTCCCGCTGAATTGCCATAGTCGCTGTAGATGCCGAGGATCAGATCGCCATTGGGCAATGTATCTCCAGTTTGCAATCCATTCCGGCGCGCCAGCTGCTCATTGACCAAAGCTCCCTCACTCGCCGCCAGCCTGTCCCATGCGTCTGGCAGGGTTGCAAGCAAGGGCCAGTTTTCACGGTAGGTCACATCATCCTTCATGCCGAAGACTTCCGCGGGCAATCCAGCGATGCGTATCTCCTGAGAAACGATCGGCAGGACCGTTACCCCCTGCGCCTCTAGATAATCAACGAGTGCGACAGCCTGATCGGGTGAATTAGCGTTAACATACAACTCGGAAGCCAAGCGCTGGTCCAGATATCCCGTAAAAGTCATTCGGAAGCTCGACACCATTGTGGAGACGCCAATGTTGGTTGCCATCGCCAAGAGCAGAGCCATCAGCGCCATTGAAAGTCCCGGTAATTGTTGGCGGCTGTCGGCCCAGAACCATTCTGACAAGGCGCCGCGCTGCAGCCGACTTGCGCCATGCAGTGTTGCGTTTAACAAGAGCGGCAGCAAAAATGCAGCCCCGATCAGCAGGCAAGCCAACAAAGCAAACCCGGCAAAAAGCCCCTGCCCTAAAGTGGCAAACCCGAGCCCCACCACAAAGAGAGCCAACGCTGACGCCGCTAGCCATCTGGCGGCGCCTTCCGCGTGCATGCTCATGGCGCGCGGATGGTTAAAGGACAATAAAGGCAAGCGCGCCAGTTTTATCAGGGCCGCGGCAGTGGCAACACCGGTGCCTGCCACAGCCATCCCCAATCCCGACAGCCACCACGCCGGGCGCAGTTGCAACTGACCAGTAACCTCTGCGCCATAAAGCCCGCGCAGGGTCGCCGCCACATCCGGCAGAAGCGCGGCCGCGATCACATACCCCAGCGCAATCCCGATCGTGCCCGCAATCAGTGCAAAGACGCCCAGTTCCAGGGCCAGAAGGATCATCAGACGGCGCAATGGGATGCCCAGAGCACGCAACGTGCGAAACACTGCGCGGCGTTGCTCAAACGCCAGACCAACCGCACCGTATACAATGAAAATACCAACCGCGAAGGACAACAGGCCAAATGCCGTGAGATTGAGGTGAAAGCTTTCTGTCAACCGCGCCACGTCGTTTTGTGCTGTGGGTTGCGTCAAAACATAATCCGGCGGCAAGGGCGGCACCCCCATCGGTTGGCGTGATGCCACGATCAATCGGGTGATGTCACCCGGTCGTGCCAGCAGGTTTTGCACAGTCGCAATATCACCGATCGCCGTGCCGGGATTTTGCGCGTCATCCAGTTGAACAGCAATTGGAAGACCGTCAAAGAACCCCGCGTCTTCCGGATTTGCAATGATGGTGTTGGCCTCAAAAAGCGGGCCGCCCGTCGTGTCAGGCTCGGGGTCTTCGGGGGTTTGTTCCATAGTGGATTGCGGCAAAGTCATCGGTTCCAGACCGATCACGCGTAAGGATTGATCGTCACTGCGCAATTGCCCGTCAAGAACCGGACTGACCTGCCACCCCAACCGCCGCAGCGCCACATATTGCGACGTTGTGAGAGACGCACCATCCGCGCGACGCACCTGTTGCAAATCGGTATTAGACAGCACATCGGCCGCGCCGTCATAGCTGGCGCGCGCCTCGGCGTTGATGGCCTGAACGCCGGACCACAAAGCCGTTGCAAGCGCCAGACCAGCGATCAGTGTCACCAATTGCCAGGGGTTGGCGCGCCAATGCGACATCAAAGCCGTGATGCCGAGCCACGTCATGACATGTCACCCACGTGATGCACTGCGCCGTGTGACAGCGAAAGTCTGCGTGTCATGCGTGCAGCCTGGCGCAGCGAATGGGTGACCATCAGGATTGCCGTGCCGGTTTGAGCCGCACTTTCCAGCATCAGACTCAAAACTGCGTCAGCCGTGGTTTCATCCAGATTGCCGGTTGGTTCATCCGCGAGCAACAACTTGGGCCGTGCGGCCAATGATCGTGCAATGGCGACCCGCTGTTGTTGCCCACCAGAGAGGGCCTCGGGGTATTTCGAAAGGTGATCCTTCAGCCCGATTTTTTCGGCCAGTTGATCCGCCCAATCGGGATCGTATTGATGCGCCAGGCGTGCGTGAAAGGCAATGTTGCTGGCCACTGTCAGGCTGGGAATCAGGTTGAACTGCTGGAAAATCAGGCCGACAGTCTTACGGCGCAGAAGGGCGGTCTGCGCATCTGAAAACGCTGTGATATCGGTACCATCCACTTCGATCTTGCCGCCGCTTACGCGGTCAAGACCCGCCACGAGGTGAAG
This genomic interval from Paracoccaceae bacterium contains the following:
- a CDS encoding ABC transporter ATP-binding protein; protein product: MVLKISNLAKRYDTGPGAVEVLRDVSFELAAGDTLALEGESGSGKSTLLHLVAGLDRVSGGKIEVDGTDITAFSDAQTALLRRKTVGLIFQQFNLIPSLTVASNIAFHARLAHQYDPDWADQLAEKIGLKDHLSKYPEALSGGQQQRVAIARSLAARPKLLLADEPTGNLDETTADAVLSLMLESAAQTGTAILMVTHSLRQAARMTRRLSLSHGAVHHVGDMS
- a CDS encoding ABC transporter permease, which codes for MTWLGITALMSHWRANPWQLVTLIAGLALATALWSGVQAINAEARASYDGAADVLSNTDLQQVRRADGASLTTSQYVALRRLGWQVSPVLDGQLRSDDQSLRVIGLEPMTLPQSTMEQTPEDPEPDTTGGPLFEANTIIANPEDAGFFDGLPIAVQLDDAQNPGTAIGDIATVQNLLARPGDITRLIVASRQPMGVPPLPPDYVLTQPTAQNDVARLTESFHLNLTAFGLLSFAVGIFIVYGAVGLAFEQRRAVFRTLRALGIPLRRLMILLALELGVFALIAGTIGIALGYVIAAALLPDVAATLRGLYGAEVTGQLQLRPAWWLSGLGMAVAGTGVATAAALIKLARLPLLSFNHPRAMSMHAEGAARWLAASALALFVVGLGFATLGQGLFAGFALLACLLIGAAFLLPLLLNATLHGASRLQRGALSEWFWADSRQQLPGLSMALMALLLAMATNIGVSTMVSSFRMTFTGYLDQRLASELYVNANSPDQAVALVDYLEAQGVTVLPIVSQEIRIAGLPAEVFGMKDDVTYRENWPLLATLPDAWDRLAASEGALVNEQLARRNGLQTGDTLPNGDLILGIYSDYGNSAGQVVISQTLFAERYPDIRAQRFGLRTDTPGQLANELRQEFDLGEAALINQSDLKAFSLSVFERTFSVTAALNVLTLSVAGLALLISLLTLASLRLPQLAPVWALGLTRRHLAALELLRAISLAALTGVLAVPLGLTLAWVLLAIVNVEAFGWRLPMFLFPLDYMKLGGLTLVAALAAALWPAIQLARTPPDKLLRVFSNER